A segment of the Streptomyces pactum genome:
CGGTGGCCAGGCGGGTGGCGTACGTCCGGAGCAGCCGGCGGTGCGGGTCGTCCTCGGCCCGCGCCGCCCGGGCGACGAGGGCGGCGGCGGCCTCGTGGTACACGCCGGTGGGTACGGAGGTGACGCCGAGGTCCCGGGCCAGTTGCGGCAGGGCCTGGGAGCCGGCCAGCTCCTGGAAGCCGCCGCTGCCCGTACGGCTGACCTTGCGGACCAGCGGGGCGCCCGGCACCGGCAGGAACCCGACCTCGCCCGCGCCGCCGGTCCAGCCGCGGTGCAGCCGGCCGCCGAGGACCAGGGCGGCGCCCAGGCCCTCCTGGTTCCACAGCAGGACGAAGTCCTCGTGGCCCCGGGCCGCGCCGAGGCGCTGCTCGGCCACGGCGGCGAGGTTCACGTCGTTCTCGTACTCCACCGGCATCGGCAGGGCGGCGGCGAGTTCGCCGAGGAGGGCCGGGGAGTGCCAGCCGGGCAGGTGGGAGGCGTAGCGCAGCCGTCCGGTGCCCGGGTCGAAGGCGCCCGGGGTGCCGATGACGAGGCGGTGGACGTCGTCCCGGACGAGTCCGGCCGCCTTGACCGCGCCGTCGAGGGCGTCGGTGACCTGCCGGACGACGGGGGCGGCGGCGCGCCGGCCCGGGGTGGGCAGCTCGAACCGGCCGACCGTGCG
Coding sequences within it:
- a CDS encoding ROK family transcriptional regulator codes for the protein MAGTAGTPGTPRVLRAMNDRAALDLLLEHGPLSRTRIGKLTGLSKPTASQLLARLEAAGLVLAGGTTEGRPGPGAQLYEVNPAAAHAAGLDVTPDRVLAAVADITGRTVGRFELPTPGRRAAAPVVRQVTDALDGAVKAAGLVRDDVHRLVIGTPGAFDPGTGRLRYASHLPGWHSPALLGELAAALPMPVEYENDVNLAAVAEQRLGAARGHEDFVLLWNQEGLGAALVLGGRLHRGWTGGAGEVGFLPVPGAPLVRKVSRTGSGGFQELAGSQALPQLARDLGVTSVPTGVYHEAAAALVARAARAEDDPHRRLLRTYATRLATGLASLVSVLDPELVVLSGTSLTAGGEALRTLVQDELEELAASRPRLVVGDVTEHPVLRGALESALATTRDEVFDTSR